A single Lolium perenne isolate Kyuss_39 chromosome 6, Kyuss_2.0, whole genome shotgun sequence DNA region contains:
- the LOC127308116 gene encoding uncharacterized protein, translating to MIMASRGAPLVLVFFLAFVSLFAIHASAAGAESPFLLAAARTHRKDPLAGLRYYTGGWNISSDHYWASVGFSAAPVFAAAGIWFAVFGAALFLAGCCYCCCPSRRTSYSRAGLVISFALLLLFTAAAVVGCAVLYDGQGRFHGSTSATVDYVVKQSGDTVDNLRTFTGYLVAAKAAGVGPVSLPDDLKGRIDDVVRKVGSASDVLAARTASNSAKIRDALDTIRKILIVLAAGMLILAFAGLVLSACGLESLVYVLVFLAWIMVAATFVLCGTFLLLHNVVGDTCEAMGEWVRHPQEHTALDDILPCVDTAAATEALSRGKEVNYRLVVVLNGVISNISNADFPMGAPLSPPLNYNQSGPPVPLLCNPYTPDLRDRACAPGEVIGPDAARQAWGTHVCKTEGSGQVCATTGRVTPSMLGQMVGAANVSYGLSRYGPVLTDLADCTFVRRAFQAVGKDHCPGLGMYSEQVYRGLLAVAVAVLLSVLLWVLHSRERRKRSDAREMELVAPAPPMYRHGYPVEEKALLYSPRRPSM from the exons ATGATCATGGCGTCTCGTGGAGCGCCTCTCGTccttgtcttcttcctcgcgTTCGTCTCCCTCTTCGCCATCCATGCGTCAG CGGCCGGCGCGGAGTCGCCGTTCCTGCTCGCGGCGGCGCGGACGCACCGGAAGGACCCTCTCGCCGGGCTGAGGTACTACACCGGCGGCTGGAACATCAGCAGCGACCACTACTGGGCG TCGGTGGGCTTCAGCGCGGCGCCGGTGTTCGCGGCGGCCGGAATCTGGTTCGCGGTGTTCGGCGCCGCGCTATTCCTCGCCGgctgctgctactgctgctgccCGAGCCGCAGAACCTCCTACTCCCGCGCGGGCCTGGTCATCTCcttcgcgctcctcctcctcttcaccgccgccgccgt CGTGGGGTGCGCCGTCCTGTACGACGGGCAGGGCCGGTTCCACGGCAGCACGTCGGCGACGGTGGACTACGTGGTGAAGCAGTCCGGCGACACGGTCGACAACCTGCGCACCTTCACGGGGTATTTGGTGGCGGCGAAGGCGGCCGGCGTGGGGCCCGTCTCGCTGCCCGACGACCTCAAGGGGAGGATCGACGACGTGGTGCGCAAGGTGGGCTCTGCCTCCGACGTGCTCGCCGCCCGCACCGCCAGCAACTCCGCCAAGATCCGAGACGCCCTGGACACAAT AAGGAAGATTCTGATTGTTCTTGCAGCCGGGATGCTGATCCTTGCCTTTGCCGGTCTTG TGTTGTCGGCGTGTGGATTGGAGTCGCTGGTCTACGT GTTGGTGTTTCTTGCGTGGATTATGGTGGCGGCAACGTTCGTGCTGTGCGGTACTTTCCTCCTCCTGCACAA CGTGGTTGGGGACACGTGCGAGGCGATGGGAGAGTGGGTGCGGCACCCGCAGGAGCACACGGCGCTGGACGACATCCTGCCGTGCGTTGACACGGCCGCGGCGACGGAGGCGCTGAGCCGGGGCAAGGAGGTGAACTACCGTCTCGTCGTCGTGCTGAACGGCGTCATCTCCAACATCTCCAACGCCGACTTCCCGATGGGGGCGCCGCTCTCGCCGCCGCTCAACTACAACCAGTCCGGCCCGCCTGTCCCGCTGCTCTGCAACCCGTACACGCCGGACCTGCGCGACCGCGCATGCGCCCCCGGCGAGGTCATCGGCCCGGACGCCGCGCGGCAGGCTTGGGGGACACACGTGTGCAAGACCGAGGGATCGGGGCAGGTGTGCGCCACCACGGGGCGCGTGACGCCGTCGATGCTCGGGCAGATGGTCGGCGCCGCCAACGTGAGCTACGGGCTGTCCCGGTACGGCCCGGTTCTGACCGACCTGGCCGACTGCACCTTCGTGCGCCGCGCCTTCCAGGCCGTCGGCAAGGATCACTGCCCTGGCCTCGGAATGTACAGCGAGCAGGTGTACCGGGGCCTCCTCGCCGTCGCGGTTGCGGTATTGCTGTCCGTGCTGCTGTGGGTCCTGCActcgagggagaggcggaagaggaGCGACGCCAGGGAGATGGAGCTCGTCGCCCCGGCACCGCCCATGTACAGGCACGGATACCCCGTGGAGGAGAAGGCGCTCCTCTACAGCCCGAGGAGGCCATCCATGTGA